The Salvia splendens isolate huo1 chromosome 21, SspV2, whole genome shotgun sequence genome includes a window with the following:
- the LOC121785063 gene encoding uncharacterized protein LOC121785063 isoform X2 encodes MDIFSSLQLSLELGIWSNYGTKTRFRLQNSESRGKFCVLRANLSSFSAFQEQCGWSRDLSKRIQRRACIISSRNHRLKCHCFVNRVPSFDAANIKSATSTLPRKVIAAGEEAAHFMSQPLTFNLYCYGQEQSTSAEHWIQ; translated from the exons ATGGATATCTTCAGTTCTTTGCAGCTATCTCTGGAGCTCGGAATTTGGAGTAACTATGGAACTAAGACACGATTTCGA CTGCAGAATTCAGAATCGCGAGGCAAATTTTGTGTTCTCCGCGCTAATTTATCATCATTTTCGGCT TTTCAGGAACAGTGTGGTTGGAGTAGAGATCTTTCGAAGAGGATACAGAGACGAGCATGCATCATCTCATCTAGGAATCATAGACTTAAATGCCACTGTTTTGTGAATAGAGTGCCCTCTTTCGATGCTGCGAATATAAAGAGTGCCACTTCAACTCTACCAAG AAAAGTGATAGCAGCTGGTGAAGAAGCAGCACATTTCATGTCACAGCCTCTTACATTCAACCTTTACTGCTATGGGCAGGAGCAATCTACATCTGCAG AGCATTGGATCCAATGA
- the LOC121785063 gene encoding uncharacterized protein LOC121785063 isoform X1: protein MDIFSSLQLSLELGIWSNYGTKTRFRLQNSESRGKFCVLRANLSSFSAFQEQCGWSRDLSKRIQRRACIISSRNHRLKCHCFVNRVPSFDAANIKSATSTLPSCRFCYFCNMGTQAACQTMQKQIFWGSWLVMQFLLVKTHCCMLLWNNYMERGYMKLS, encoded by the exons ATGGATATCTTCAGTTCTTTGCAGCTATCTCTGGAGCTCGGAATTTGGAGTAACTATGGAACTAAGACACGATTTCGA CTGCAGAATTCAGAATCGCGAGGCAAATTTTGTGTTCTCCGCGCTAATTTATCATCATTTTCGGCT TTTCAGGAACAGTGTGGTTGGAGTAGAGATCTTTCGAAGAGGATACAGAGACGAGCATGCATCATCTCATCTAGGAATCATAGACTTAAATGCCACTGTTTTGTGAATAGAGTGCCCTCTTTCGATGCTGCGAATATAAAGAGTGCCACTTCAACTCTACCAAG CTGTAGGTTTTGTTATTTTTGCAATATGGGGACTCAGGCCGCTTGTCAGACAATGCAGAAACAAATTTTTTGGGGTTCGTGGTTGGTAATGCAGTTTCTCCTTGTCAAAACTCACTGTTGTATGCTTCTATGGAACAATTATATGGAAAGAGGCTACATGAAGTTGAGTTGA